A genome region from Endomicrobiales bacterium includes the following:
- the leuS gene encoding leucine--tRNA ligase, with product MANYDFSVIENKWQKFWEDKGTFCVKNRDKRPKYYCLVMFPYPSGKLHMGHVRNYVLGDVFARFYSLKGYQVIQPIGWDSFGLPAENAAIKNNVNPGAWTKQNIAQMTTQLKALGIAYDWDREIATCTPEYYGWNQWFFIKMWERGLAYKKSAKVNWCPSCATVLANEQVTQGQCWRCSSTVLDRQLEQWFLKITDYADELLSGHDELKNGWPEEVLLMQKNWIGKSFGAELNFNIVADNGENKTKLTVFTTRPDTLFGVTFMALAPEHELLTTFQSPIKNISEVNAYIAKAKQQAVTNRTISGKEKTGVKLEGLYAINPVNGSKIPLFVTDYVLMDYGTGAIMAVPAHDQRDWEFAKKYSMPIIEVIKVDGANLNAGASEGEGVMVNSGEFNSIPSEDAKEKIAKWVEAKGFGKKTIKYRIKDWLISRQRYWGTPIPMLNCPSCGIVAVPLSDLPVKLPDNIKLTGEGQSPLASCSEFVNAKCPKCGGFAKRETDTMDTFVDSSWYYARYCDAKNTKMPFAKEFANQWLPVDQYIGGIEHACMHLIYSRFWHKVMRDLGLVNCNEPFAKLLTQGMVTLGGSAMSKSRGNIVTQDEIIAKYGTDTARLFIMFAAPPKSQLEWSSDGVEGAWRFLNRVWRLFDKFNQPYTAGTADKNDIKELLRITHYTIKKTTDDISAEQQLNTAISSIMELVNALYAYKFIGDETSKNAYEVVVLLLSPFAPHMCEELWQMLGYGGTLSNASWPVANKEYLVCDTLEIPVQINGKLRGKVKVASSATEEVVKSTVLSSLNLKQYLNGKTVVKFIYVKSKIVNLILK from the coding sequence ATGGCAAATTATGATTTTTCAGTTATTGAAAATAAGTGGCAAAAGTTTTGGGAAGATAAAGGCACTTTCTGTGTAAAAAATAGAGACAAAAGGCCAAAGTACTACTGCCTTGTAATGTTTCCATATCCTTCCGGCAAATTGCATATGGGACATGTTAGAAACTATGTGCTTGGCGATGTTTTTGCCAGGTTTTATAGCTTAAAAGGGTATCAGGTTATACAGCCAATTGGATGGGATTCATTTGGCTTACCGGCAGAAAATGCCGCAATAAAAAACAATGTTAACCCAGGCGCTTGGACAAAGCAAAATATAGCCCAAATGACTACTCAGCTAAAAGCACTTGGTATTGCCTATGACTGGGATAGGGAAATTGCCACTTGCACACCGGAGTATTATGGGTGGAATCAGTGGTTTTTTATAAAAATGTGGGAGAGGGGCCTCGCATATAAAAAAAGTGCAAAGGTTAACTGGTGCCCTTCTTGCGCTACAGTGCTTGCAAACGAGCAGGTTACACAAGGGCAGTGCTGGCGCTGTTCTTCAACTGTTTTAGACCGTCAGCTTGAGCAATGGTTTTTAAAAATTACCGACTATGCCGATGAACTTCTAAGCGGACATGATGAGTTAAAAAATGGCTGGCCTGAAGAAGTTTTGTTAATGCAAAAAAACTGGATAGGCAAATCATTTGGTGCGGAACTTAACTTTAATATCGTTGCGGATAATGGGGAAAACAAAACTAAATTAACAGTTTTTACTACAAGGCCTGATACTTTGTTCGGTGTTACATTTATGGCATTAGCTCCGGAGCACGAGCTTCTCACAACTTTTCAATCACCAATTAAAAATATTTCGGAAGTTAATGCTTATATTGCGAAAGCAAAACAACAGGCAGTTACAAACCGAACAATTTCCGGTAAAGAAAAAACGGGAGTAAAGTTAGAAGGTCTTTATGCAATAAACCCTGTAAATGGCAGTAAAATACCGCTATTTGTTACAGATTATGTTTTAATGGATTATGGCACTGGAGCAATTATGGCTGTGCCGGCGCATGACCAGCGCGACTGGGAGTTTGCAAAAAAGTACTCAATGCCAATAATTGAAGTTATTAAAGTTGATGGCGCAAACTTAAATGCCGGCGCCAGCGAGGGTGAAGGTGTAATGGTTAACTCCGGCGAGTTTAACTCAATTCCTTCAGAAGATGCAAAAGAAAAAATTGCCAAGTGGGTGGAAGCAAAGGGTTTTGGCAAAAAAACAATTAAATACCGTATAAAAGATTGGCTTATTTCAAGGCAGAGATATTGGGGTACTCCAATACCTATGTTAAATTGTCCATCATGCGGTATAGTTGCGGTACCATTAAGCGATCTTCCGGTAAAACTGCCCGATAACATAAAACTCACAGGGGAAGGGCAGTCGCCGCTTGCAAGTTGCAGTGAGTTTGTAAACGCAAAATGCCCGAAATGCGGTGGTTTTGCAAAGCGCGAAACCGATACTATGGATACATTTGTTGATTCATCTTGGTATTATGCCCGTTATTGCGACGCAAAAAATACCAAAATGCCTTTTGCTAAGGAATTTGCAAACCAATGGTTGCCGGTTGACCAGTATATCGGCGGCATAGAACACGCCTGTATGCACCTTATATACTCTCGTTTTTGGCACAAAGTAATGCGTGATCTTGGCTTAGTAAATTGCAATGAACCATTTGCGAAGTTGTTAACTCAAGGAATGGTTACTTTGGGCGGTAGCGCTATGTCAAAGTCGCGTGGGAATATTGTAACGCAAGATGAAATTATCGCTAAATACGGCACCGATACCGCTCGTTTATTTATTATGTTTGCGGCACCGCCAAAAAGCCAGCTTGAGTGGTCTTCTGACGGGGTTGAAGGTGCTTGGAGGTTTTTAAATAGAGTTTGGCGCTTATTTGATAAATTTAACCAACCATATACCGCAGGCACAGCCGACAAAAATGACATCAAAGAACTTCTTAGAATAACTCACTACACAATTAAAAAAACAACTGATGACATTTCTGCAGAGCAACAGTTAAACACAGCCATTTCTTCTATAATGGAGCTTGTTAACGCATTATATGCGTATAAGTTTATTGGTGATGAAACATCTAAAAATGCTTACGAGGTTGTTGTGCTTTTGCTATCGCCGTTTGCGCCACATATGTGCGAAGAACTTTGGCAGATGCTTGGCTATGGAGGTACGCTTAGCAACGCAAGTTGGCCTGTGGCAAATAAAGAGTACCTGGTTTGTGATACTTTAGAGATACCGGTTCAAATAAATGGAAAGCTTCGAGGAAAAGTTAAGGTTGCATCAAGCGCAACTGAAGAAGTCGTAAAAAGCACAGTGCTTTCTTCTTTAAATTTAAAACAATATCTAAATGGTAAAACTGTTGTAAAGTTTATATATGTAAAAAGTAAGATCGTAAATTTAATTTTAAAGTGA
- a CDS encoding TIGR00282 family metallophosphoesterase, which produces MKILFIADIVGSSGRQMFAENIGRLKNDYHPDFTIVNAENAAGGKGITREITRELFTCGVDVITSGNHAFDRKESADAFGDERVLRPANYPLGVLGKGHGVYEVNGQKLAVINLMGRIYMPLTDDPFTKADALLNEFLGQTKNILVDFHAEVTSEKVAMGLYLDGRVSAVLGTHTHIQTADAKILTNGTAYITDAGMTGPAGGVIGMDKNAVFKKFLTGLPQHFIISETPAFMQGCLIEIDNKSGHAISIKSITLQS; this is translated from the coding sequence ATGAAAATCCTTTTTATAGCGGATATAGTTGGCAGTTCAGGCAGGCAGATGTTTGCAGAAAATATTGGCAGGCTAAAAAATGATTATCACCCTGATTTTACCATAGTCAACGCTGAAAATGCGGCCGGGGGCAAGGGTATTACAAGGGAGATAACAAGAGAGCTCTTTACTTGTGGTGTAGATGTTATAACTTCAGGTAACCATGCTTTTGACCGCAAAGAATCTGCTGATGCTTTTGGTGATGAACGCGTTTTAAGGCCTGCCAATTACCCTTTAGGTGTTTTGGGCAAGGGCCATGGTGTTTATGAAGTAAACGGGCAAAAACTTGCCGTTATAAACTTAATGGGCCGCATATATATGCCTCTTACCGATGATCCTTTTACAAAGGCAGACGCCTTGTTAAATGAGTTTTTAGGACAAACAAAAAACATACTTGTTGATTTTCACGCGGAGGTCACATCTGAAAAAGTTGCTATGGGTTTATATCTTGACGGAAGGGTTTCTGCTGTACTTGGTACGCACACCCATATACAAACCGCAGATGCCAAAATACTTACAAACGGTACGGCTTATATTACAGATGCTGGTATGACGGGCCCTGCTGGAGGCGTTATTGGAATGGACAAAAATGCTGTTTTTAAAAAGTTTCTTACAGGACTGCCGCAACATTTTATTATATCAGAAACACCGGCATTTATGCAGGGCTGCCTTATTGAAATAGATAATAAAAGCGGCCATGCAATTTCTATAAAGAGCATTACATTGCAAAGTTGA
- the dxs gene encoding 1-deoxy-D-xylulose-5-phosphate synthase, translating to MSLLDKIKEPSDLRVLDKTLLPELAKEIREELIQTVSKTGGHLASSLGAVEIALAMHFVYDSPKDKFIWDVGHQAYAHKLLTGRKDSFYTQRTYGGISGFPKIAESKHDAFGAGHSSTSISAALGFAVARDLNGSNEKIVAVIGDGSMTGGLAFEGLQNAGHIGSDMLVILNDNEMFISHRVGAIAGYFAKLLTAGSIRNVEKKIEQFFKRMHFWGANIIKVAKRFKVLLFPGMLFEEMGFAYLGPVDGHDLFGLIDILSNIKQLKGPVLLHVITKKGKGYKPAEDAPTKFHGIGKFNIITGENEEKSKGGLSYTEVFSRTIVKLARENEKIIAITAAMPDGTGLSSFAKEFPKRFFDVGIAEGHALTFAAGLAAAGYKPVCAIYSTFLQRAYDQIIHDIALQNLNVVLAIDRAGLVGEDGPTHHGMFDLSYLRCVPNLTIMAPSNENELAYMLKTAFEINGPVAIRYPRGSGVGVIVEENLKILSVGVSEVLKDGADICFLAIGNMVEPTMRAAEILEKKNIKSTVINMRWLKPIDEKQVLKCAKKFKKIITVEDNSIVGGLYSAVSELIGSSGENILAIALPDAFVEHGDIASLRKKHGLDPESIARSAENFYRK from the coding sequence ATGAGTTTGCTTGATAAAATTAAAGAGCCATCTGACTTAAGAGTGTTAGATAAAACTCTTTTACCGGAACTTGCAAAAGAAATAAGAGAAGAGCTTATTCAAACTGTTTCTAAAACAGGCGGCCATCTTGCTTCAAGCCTTGGTGCCGTTGAGATTGCTTTAGCAATGCATTTCGTTTACGATAGTCCCAAAGATAAATTTATATGGGATGTTGGTCACCAAGCCTACGCTCATAAGCTTTTAACAGGCAGAAAAGATAGCTTTTATACACAAAGAACTTACGGCGGAATAAGTGGCTTTCCTAAAATAGCTGAGTCAAAACACGATGCTTTTGGTGCAGGGCATTCGTCAACTTCAATTTCTGCCGCTCTGGGTTTTGCGGTTGCCCGCGATTTAAATGGTTCAAACGAAAAAATTGTTGCTGTAATTGGTGATGGTTCTATGACAGGAGGGCTTGCTTTTGAAGGGTTGCAAAATGCAGGACACATCGGCAGTGATATGTTAGTTATATTAAACGACAATGAAATGTTTATATCGCATAGGGTTGGCGCAATTGCCGGATACTTTGCAAAATTGCTTACGGCAGGGTCTATTAGAAATGTAGAAAAAAAGATAGAGCAGTTTTTTAAACGAATGCATTTTTGGGGGGCAAACATAATTAAAGTGGCAAAACGCTTTAAGGTTTTGTTGTTCCCGGGTATGCTTTTTGAAGAAATGGGTTTTGCATATCTTGGCCCAGTTGACGGGCACGATTTATTTGGTTTAATAGATATTCTTTCAAATATAAAACAACTTAAAGGACCTGTGCTTTTGCATGTAATTACAAAAAAAGGTAAAGGGTACAAACCTGCTGAAGATGCTCCAACGAAATTTCATGGTATTGGAAAATTTAACATAATTACCGGAGAAAATGAAGAAAAAAGCAAAGGTGGTCTAAGTTATACCGAGGTTTTTAGTAGAACAATTGTCAAACTTGCCAGGGAAAACGAAAAAATTATTGCTATAACAGCCGCAATGCCCGATGGAACTGGCCTTTCAAGTTTTGCAAAGGAGTTTCCAAAAAGGTTTTTTGATGTAGGTATCGCCGAAGGGCATGCTCTAACATTTGCCGCAGGCCTTGCTGCTGCAGGATATAAGCCGGTTTGCGCGATATACTCAACATTTTTGCAACGCGCTTACGATCAGATAATTCACGATATAGCACTACAAAACCTAAATGTGGTTTTAGCTATAGATAGGGCGGGGCTTGTTGGTGAAGATGGGCCAACACATCATGGAATGTTTGATTTAAGCTACCTGCGTTGCGTGCCAAACCTTACAATAATGGCTCCGTCAAATGAAAACGAACTTGCGTATATGTTAAAAACAGCATTTGAAATAAATGGACCTGTTGCAATTCGTTATCCGCGCGGCTCGGGTGTGGGTGTGATTGTTGAAGAAAACCTAAAAATATTAAGTGTTGGAGTATCAGAGGTTTTAAAAGATGGAGCTGATATCTGTTTTTTGGCAATCGGTAATATGGTAGAGCCAACAATGCGTGCCGCAGAAATTCTTGAGAAAAAAAATATTAAAAGTACAGTTATAAATATGCGCTGGCTAAAACCCATAGATGAAAAACAGGTGCTTAAATGCGCGAAAAAGTTTAAAAAAATAATTACGGTTGAAGATAACTCCATTGTTGGCGGACTTTATAGTGCTGTTAGTGAGTTAATCGGATCAAGTGGTGAAAATATATTAGCAATCGCCTTGCCCGATGCTTTTGTTGAACATGGTGATATTGCTTCTCTAAGAAAAAAGCATGGGTTAGACCCGGAATCTATTGCGCGATCTGCCGAGAATTTCTACCGCAAATGA
- the lptE gene encoding LPS assembly lipoprotein LptE: MLKNRLIVLFLSALFLFSCAGPYSPAPQIMPANIKKISVRPFTNNTSQYGLEEKLTLSVSNEFISDGRLAVVRDENGADGILVGEINKYILQPLTYDSNLVTTQYKLWILLNVYFIDKNNNVTLWSEPNMEGLGVFFDASQPGGKTEEEAREEIWENLSKDIVKRTIDGFGSVSGVSDKKVPK, translated from the coding sequence ATGTTGAAAAATCGTCTTATTGTTTTATTTTTGTCGGCATTGTTTCTTTTTTCATGTGCTGGTCCGTACTCTCCTGCGCCTCAAATAATGCCTGCGAATATTAAAAAAATATCTGTTAGGCCATTTACCAATAACACTTCACAGTATGGTCTTGAAGAAAAACTTACACTAAGCGTGTCAAACGAGTTTATAAGTGACGGCCGTCTTGCAGTTGTTCGCGATGAAAATGGAGCCGATGGTATTCTGGTTGGAGAGATAAATAAATACATACTTCAGCCGCTTACTTATGATTCAAACCTTGTAACAACACAGTACAAGCTTTGGATTTTGCTAAATGTTTACTTTATTGACAAAAATAACAATGTAACTTTGTGGTCTGAACCAAATATGGAAGGCCTTGGCGTGTTTTTTGACGCAAGCCAGCCCGGCGGGAAAACTGAAGAAGAAGCAAGAGAAGAAATATGGGAAAATCTCTCAAAAGATATTGTTAAAAGAACAATTGATGGTTTTGGCTCTGTCAGCGGTGTGTCTGATAAAAAGGTTCCAAAATAA
- a CDS encoding 5-formyltetrahydrofolate cyclo-ligase yields the protein MKKKSKSVLSIGEQKAQLRKIILKRRNELTATEVEQKSAAIASKLFNLDFFKEAKTVMFYCSMPCEVDTKSMIRKALNLGKRVFLPCINEKSKTLKALEFNAKCDVLEKGPYGIYQPKSDAKKRSAVKHFDIVFVPAIAFDECGYRVGFGHGYYDRFLATNDFTVSVGLAYSFAVVEFVPREYFDVSVNVLLTEEKVVSVTRSLQ from the coding sequence ATGAAAAAGAAATCAAAAAGCGTCTTGAGTATTGGCGAGCAAAAAGCGCAGTTAAGAAAAATAATTCTTAAACGCAGAAATGAGTTGACTGCGACTGAAGTAGAGCAAAAAAGTGCCGCCATTGCGTCAAAACTTTTTAATTTGGATTTCTTTAAAGAAGCAAAAACAGTAATGTTTTATTGTTCCATGCCATGTGAAGTTGATACAAAAAGTATGATTAGAAAAGCGTTAAATTTAGGTAAGAGAGTGTTTTTGCCTTGCATAAATGAAAAATCAAAAACACTTAAAGCACTTGAATTTAATGCAAAGTGTGATGTGTTAGAAAAAGGCCCTTATGGCATTTATCAGCCGAAAAGTGATGCTAAAAAAAGAAGTGCGGTTAAACATTTTGATATTGTTTTTGTTCCGGCAATAGCTTTTGATGAATGCGGTTACAGGGTTGGTTTTGGGCATGGCTATTACGATCGTTTTCTTGCCACAAACGACTTTACGGTTAGTGTTGGTCTTGCTTACAGTTTTGCGGTTGTTGAGTTTGTGCCAAGAGAATATTTTGATGTGTCCGTTAATGTTTTATTAACGGAAGAGAAAGTAGTTTCTGTAACCCGGAGTTTGCAATAG
- a CDS encoding TlyA family RNA methyltransferase: MKVKKKKRLDVLLVEKGLAATKDKAQALILAGQTSVDGEVCAQAFALFDDSVSISLIIKNKYVSRGGLKLESALDGLNILVDGKVCLDVGASTGGFTDCLLTRGAKKVYALDVGEKLLDCKLCSDPKVVNIENTNFRHFNPITLKDTVEFITIDTSFISLTALLPIADKCLNKNGEILAMVKPQFESLPSQMQKGVVRKDSVRQEAIEKIKNCAQGLGLSVLGGVDSAIKGPKGNLEYFLWLKKG; encoded by the coding sequence ATGAAAGTAAAAAAGAAAAAACGTTTAGATGTATTGTTAGTTGAAAAAGGCCTGGCGGCTACAAAAGATAAGGCACAGGCACTAATTCTTGCTGGACAGACCTCTGTTGATGGGGAGGTTTGCGCTCAGGCATTTGCTTTATTTGATGATAGTGTTTCCATTTCACTCATTATTAAAAATAAATATGTTTCAAGGGGTGGGCTTAAGTTAGAGTCGGCCTTAGATGGCTTAAACATATTAGTTGATGGTAAAGTTTGCCTTGATGTTGGTGCCTCAACTGGTGGTTTTACGGACTGTCTGCTTACTCGCGGAGCAAAAAAAGTTTATGCTCTTGATGTAGGAGAAAAACTTTTGGACTGCAAACTATGTTCCGACCCAAAAGTTGTTAATATTGAAAATACAAACTTCAGGCACTTTAATCCAATTACCTTGAAAGATACGGTTGAATTTATTACAATCGACACATCTTTTATTTCGCTAACGGCGTTGCTTCCTATTGCCGATAAATGTTTAAACAAAAATGGTGAAATTCTTGCAATGGTAAAGCCTCAGTTTGAAAGCCTCCCTTCACAAATGCAAAAGGGTGTTGTGCGCAAAGACAGCGTTAGACAAGAAGCAATTGAAAAAATAAAAAACTGCGCGCAGGGTCTTGGTTTAAGTGTTCTTGGTGGTGTTGACTCGGCGATTAAAGGACCGAAAGGTAACTTAGAATATTTTCTCTGGTTAAAAAAAGGTTGA
- the rny gene encoding ribonuclease Y codes for MNVYSMMLIGLVVGIVVGYLARFIYGKMHMKSTEVKAQQLLKDAVAAVDSKKKEGMLEVRETMERERKQFENETRERRQELQATERRLNQRDETLDRKLEILDKKERDLTIFERTLVALEKSLEEEKKQLVLAREEQRKVLERISGMSAEEAKKILMQSYEDEQKKDAIILVKKIEQEAKETADKRAKEVLSIAIQRVAAEHTAEITVSSVPITNDEIKGRIIGREGRNIRAFEQATGVDLIIDDTPEAITISAFDGVRREIAKISLQRLIADGRIHPARIEEVVNKVKSDMETNLREVGEQAALEAGVTGLNPEILKLLGKLKYRTSYGQNQLQHTLEVTWLAGAIAGELGADIAFSKKAALMHDIGKAIDHEMEGTHHQISADFAKKYGESPKMINAILSHHEGFAVPESVEAFIIAAADAISAARPGARKESMGHYLKRLENLEKLAKSFRGVESAYAIQAGREVRILVEPEDVNDQEAQILARDIARKVEQELEYPGQIKVTVIREVRAQDVAK; via the coding sequence ATGAATGTTTATTCTATGATGTTGATTGGTTTAGTAGTTGGTATTGTTGTTGGTTATTTAGCGCGCTTTATTTATGGCAAGATGCACATGAAGTCAACGGAAGTAAAGGCTCAACAGTTATTAAAAGATGCTGTAGCTGCTGTCGATAGCAAAAAGAAAGAGGGTATGCTGGAAGTTCGCGAAACAATGGAACGGGAGCGCAAACAATTTGAAAATGAAACGCGCGAACGCCGCCAAGAACTGCAGGCAACAGAAAGGCGCTTAAATCAAAGAGATGAAACTTTAGACAGAAAGCTTGAAATACTAGATAAAAAAGAGCGCGATCTAACTATATTTGAACGCACATTAGTTGCCTTAGAAAAATCCCTTGAAGAGGAGAAAAAACAACTGGTTCTTGCGCGTGAAGAACAGCGTAAAGTACTTGAGCGCATATCTGGCATGAGTGCGGAAGAGGCCAAAAAGATACTTATGCAGTCGTATGAAGATGAACAGAAAAAAGACGCAATAATACTTGTTAAAAAAATAGAGCAGGAAGCAAAAGAAACAGCTGATAAACGCGCAAAAGAAGTGCTTTCTATAGCAATACAAAGGGTAGCCGCGGAGCATACGGCAGAAATAACCGTATCATCTGTACCAATTACAAATGATGAAATAAAAGGCAGAATTATTGGCAGAGAGGGTAGAAACATAAGGGCATTTGAGCAGGCAACGGGTGTTGATTTGATTATTGATGATACCCCTGAAGCAATAACAATTTCGGCTTTTGACGGTGTACGCAGGGAGATTGCGAAAATTTCTCTTCAACGCCTTATTGCTGATGGTAGAATTCACCCAGCAAGAATTGAAGAGGTTGTAAATAAAGTTAAAAGTGATATGGAAACAAACCTGCGTGAAGTGGGAGAGCAGGCAGCACTTGAAGCCGGGGTGACGGGCCTTAACCCTGAAATTCTTAAACTTTTGGGAAAACTTAAATACAGAACTTCTTACGGTCAAAATCAGTTACAGCATACATTAGAAGTAACATGGCTTGCAGGTGCAATAGCCGGAGAGTTAGGTGCCGATATTGCATTTTCTAAAAAAGCGGCATTAATGCATGACATTGGTAAAGCAATAGACCATGAAATGGAAGGCACACATCACCAAATATCGGCCGATTTTGCAAAAAAATATGGTGAGTCACCTAAAATGATTAACGCAATTCTTTCTCATCACGAAGGTTTTGCTGTTCCTGAAAGCGTGGAGGCATTTATAATTGCCGCGGCAGATGCAATTTCTGCGGCAAGGCCTGGCGCAAGAAAAGAGTCGATGGGGCATTATCTTAAGCGCTTAGAGAATCTTGAGAAACTCGCAAAATCATTTCGTGGCGTAGAAAGTGCTTATGCAATTCAGGCAGGAAGAGAAGTTAGAATACTTGTAGAACCGGAAGATGTTAATGACCAGGAAGCCCAAATTCTTGCAAGGGACATTGCAAGAAAAGTAGAACAAGAGCTTGAATACCCCGGTCAAATAAAAGTAACTGTAATTCGTGAAGTGCGCGCCCAGGATGTGGCAAAATAA
- a CDS encoding exodeoxyribonuclease VII small subunit produces the protein MKSKIKFEDALSELEKIVEELESPATELERSIELFEKGVALARLCTKTLQDAKNKIEMISVNGDKVKKTKFSAKERAAYSQQESSDEL, from the coding sequence ATGAAAAGTAAAATTAAGTTTGAAGATGCTCTTAGTGAGTTAGAAAAAATAGTGGAAGAATTAGAAAGTCCCGCGACCGAGCTTGAACGGTCAATTGAACTGTTTGAAAAAGGTGTTGCTCTTGCGCGCTTGTGTACAAAAACTTTACAAGATGCAAAAAACAAAATTGAAATGATTAGCGTTAACGGTGATAAAGTTAAAAAAACTAAATTTTCCGCTAAAGAAAGAGCCGCATATTCTCAGCAGGAGAGCTCAGATGAACTTTAA
- the xseA gene encoding exodeoxyribonuclease VII large subunit, whose translation MISDGRKVYSVTEINTELRCVLEDTYPQIWLEGEISNLKIYPSGHAYFSLKDDQSTISAVCFSASLKALRFALEDGLKIIANGKISLYPKSGRYQFLAFYIEPSGAGAQAVAFEQLKNRLQKEGLFDQSRKRKLPQFPKTIAIVTSSAGAALHDMLSVINRRFMGVNILFYPVKVQGKNAKHEIVYALEQLNKHFQETDVILLGRGGGAQEDLWAFNEEIVARAICASKIPIVSCVGHETDFTIADFVADMRAPTPSAAAELVVKNNVEVIEKFASLKNRITFALSNKVENINYRLATAKNCRYLKNPQELLFNYQQRTDEFFGRIENSSKRIFDSKVVGFGSLSEKLNLLSPLSVLGRGYAFCTNEKSQNPLKDIKLLSLGDRVNVRLSNGSFVSEVKEIEVQ comes from the coding sequence ATGATTAGTGACGGCAGAAAGGTTTATTCCGTAACGGAAATCAACACTGAACTGCGTTGTGTTCTTGAAGACACATATCCACAAATATGGCTTGAGGGCGAAATTTCTAATTTGAAAATTTACCCATCAGGCCATGCCTATTTTTCATTAAAAGATGACCAATCCACTATTTCAGCTGTGTGCTTTAGTGCGTCGTTAAAAGCACTAAGGTTCGCTTTAGAAGATGGGTTAAAAATTATTGCCAATGGTAAAATATCACTTTACCCAAAGAGTGGCAGATACCAGTTTTTGGCATTTTATATTGAGCCATCTGGAGCAGGGGCACAAGCTGTTGCATTTGAACAGCTAAAAAATCGCTTGCAAAAAGAGGGGCTGTTTGACCAATCAAGAAAAAGAAAACTTCCGCAGTTTCCTAAAACAATAGCCATTGTTACATCTAGCGCAGGTGCCGCTTTGCACGATATGCTTTCTGTAATTAACCGCAGGTTTATGGGTGTGAATATTTTGTTTTATCCAGTAAAAGTGCAAGGCAAAAATGCAAAGCATGAAATTGTTTATGCTTTAGAACAACTGAACAAACATTTTCAGGAAACAGATGTTATTTTGCTTGGGCGAGGTGGCGGAGCGCAGGAAGATTTGTGGGCATTTAATGAAGAAATTGTTGCCCGTGCAATTTGTGCTTCAAAAATTCCGATAGTATCTTGTGTTGGCCATGAAACAGATTTTACAATTGCAGATTTTGTTGCTGATATGCGTGCTCCAACGCCTTCTGCCGCGGCAGAATTAGTGGTTAAAAACAATGTTGAGGTAATAGAAAAATTTGCATCCTTAAAGAATAGAATAACATTTGCTTTGTCAAATAAAGTTGAAAATATCAATTATCGCCTTGCGACCGCTAAAAATTGCAGGTACCTTAAAAACCCTCAAGAACTTTTGTTTAATTACCAGCAACGCACTGACGAGTTTTTTGGCAGGATTGAAAACTCGTCAAAGAGAATTTTTGATAGCAAAGTTGTTGGTTTTGGCAGCTTAAGTGAAAAATTAAATTTACTTTCGCCATTGTCAGTTTTAGGCAGAGGGTATGCGTTTTGTACAAATGAAAAATCACAAAACCCGCTAAAGGATATTAAGTTGTTAAGTTTAGGCGATAGGGTTAATGTTCGTTTATCAAACGGTAGTTTTGTTTCCGAAGTTAAAGAAATTGAGGTGCAATAA